From Enhydrobacter sp., the proteins below share one genomic window:
- the pth gene encoding aminoacyl-tRNA hydrolase, translated as MLLLVGLGNPGPRYAGHRHNVGFMAVDEIVRRRVFSPWRARFQGEVAEGHLGGERTLVLKPLTFMNESSRAVGEAVRFLKVPLDRVVVFHDELDLAPGRVRMKRGGGAGGHNGLRDIDAHVGNDYRRVRIGIGHPGHKDLVLSWVLRDFAPDERDARAGWLPRVLNALAEESALLVEGGAKADERYMSRVAHLAPPPDVPARLNIKE; from the coding sequence TTGCTGCTGCTGGTCGGCCTCGGCAATCCCGGGCCGCGCTACGCGGGGCACCGGCATAATGTGGGATTCATGGCGGTGGACGAGATCGTCCGCCGCCGTGTCTTCTCGCCATGGCGTGCACGCTTCCAGGGCGAGGTGGCCGAAGGCCATCTGGGCGGCGAGCGCACGCTCGTGCTGAAACCCCTGACCTTCATGAACGAGTCGAGCCGGGCGGTCGGCGAGGCGGTGCGGTTTCTCAAAGTCCCGCTCGATCGGGTCGTCGTCTTTCACGACGAACTCGACCTCGCGCCGGGGCGGGTGCGCATGAAGAGAGGTGGCGGCGCGGGCGGGCACAACGGTCTGCGCGACATCGACGCCCATGTCGGCAACGACTACCGCCGGGTTCGAATCGGCATCGGCCATCCAGGCCACAAGGATCTGGTGTTGAGCTGGGTTCTGCGCGACTTCGCTCCCGACGAGCGCGATGCCCGGGCCGGCTGGCTCCCCAGGGTGCTGAACGCGCTCGCGGAGGAATCGGCGCTCCTGGTCGAAGGCGGCGCCAAGGCCGACGAGCGCTATATGAGCCGGGTGGCGCACCTCGCGCCGCCACCGGACGTGCCGGCAAGGCTGAACATCAAAGAGTAG
- a CDS encoding 50S ribosomal protein L25/general stress protein Ctc, with product MAETTKVVAKKRDRAGKGGARASRRDGLIPAVIYGDKQAPLMIAVEPKSIERELHKEGFFNHLMKIDVDGQGFDVLPRDVQVDPVTDKPLHLDFLRVGPDSVITVQVPVHFKNEAAAPGIKRGGVLNIVLHEIAVRTKPATIPEYFEVDLTGLEIGHSVHISALKVPDGVRLVTREKDATVASIAAPTVVREAAAEAAAAPAAAADGAAAPAAGGAAPAAGAAPATGASPAAGTAAGAKAPAPAKK from the coding sequence ATGGCAGAGACGACCAAAGTCGTCGCGAAGAAGCGGGACCGGGCCGGCAAAGGGGGCGCCCGGGCCAGCCGTCGCGATGGACTGATTCCCGCCGTGATTTACGGCGACAAGCAGGCCCCGCTGATGATCGCGGTCGAACCCAAATCGATCGAACGCGAACTGCACAAGGAGGGTTTCTTCAATCACCTGATGAAGATCGACGTCGACGGCCAGGGATTCGATGTCCTGCCGCGGGACGTGCAGGTCGATCCGGTGACGGACAAGCCTCTGCATCTTGACTTCCTGCGCGTCGGTCCCGATTCGGTCATCACCGTGCAGGTGCCCGTGCATTTCAAGAACGAGGCGGCGGCCCCGGGCATCAAGCGCGGCGGCGTGCTCAACATCGTTCTGCACGAGATCGCGGTACGCACCAAACCCGCGACCATCCCGGAGTATTTCGAGGTCGACCTGACCGGCCTCGAGATCGGTCATTCGGTGCACATCTCGGCGCTCAAGGTGCCCGACGGCGTGCGCCTCGTGACGCGCGAGAAGGACGCCACCGTGGCCTCGATCGCCGCTCCGACCGTGGTCCGTGAAGCTGCCGCCGAGGCCGCGGCCGCACCGGCCGCAGCTGCCGACGGTGCCGCCGCTCCGGCGGCCGGGGGTGCTGCCCCCGCAGCAGGCGCCGCGCCGGCCACCGGCGCGTCACCGGCAGCGGGCACCGCTGCAGGTGCCAAGGCGCCGGCACCGGCCAAGAAGTAA
- a CDS encoding ribose-phosphate pyrophosphokinase — MKIITGNSNKPLAEAISAKLALPLVKANIRRFSDNEIFVEILENVRGEDVFVIQSTSFPANDHLMELLITIDALRRSSARRITAVMPYYGYARQDRKTGSRTPISAKLVANLITHAGAHRVLTLDLHAGQIQGFFDIPLDNLYAGPVFSKDINETLSNRNLTVVSPDTGGVVRARAIAKRIEADLAIIDKRREQAGVSEVMNVIGDVKDRDCILIDDIVDSAGTLCNAAVALMDHGAKSVSAYVTHGVLSGGAVARVAASPMEKLVITDSIQPTEAVRVSPNVRPLSIAPLMAEAMKRIADEASVSSLFD; from the coding sequence AAACCGCTGGCGGAAGCCATCTCGGCGAAGCTGGCGTTGCCGCTGGTCAAGGCCAACATCCGGCGCTTCTCCGACAATGAGATCTTCGTCGAGATTCTCGAGAACGTGCGCGGCGAGGACGTCTTCGTCATTCAGTCCACGAGCTTCCCTGCCAACGACCACTTGATGGAACTGCTGATCACGATCGATGCTCTGAGGCGCTCGTCGGCACGCCGCATCACGGCGGTGATGCCCTATTACGGCTATGCCCGACAGGACCGAAAGACCGGATCGCGCACGCCGATCTCGGCCAAGCTGGTCGCCAACCTGATCACCCACGCCGGCGCTCATCGCGTGCTGACCCTCGACCTTCACGCGGGCCAGATCCAGGGCTTCTTCGACATACCGCTCGACAACCTCTATGCCGGCCCGGTCTTCTCGAAGGACATCAACGAGACGCTGTCCAACCGCAACCTCACCGTCGTGTCGCCGGACACCGGTGGCGTGGTGCGGGCCAGGGCGATCGCCAAGCGCATCGAGGCCGATCTGGCCATCATCGACAAGCGGCGCGAGCAGGCCGGTGTCAGCGAGGTCATGAACGTGATCGGCGACGTGAAGGACCGCGATTGCATCCTGATCGACGACATCGTCGATTCGGCGGGCACGTTGTGCAACGCGGCCGTCGCCTTGATGGACCATGGCGCCAAGTCGGTGTCGGCCTATGTCACGCACGGTGTTCTGTCGGGCGGCGCAGTGGCGCGCGTCGCGGCCTCGCCGATGGAGAAGCTGGTCATCACCGACTCGATCCAGCCGACGGAGGCGGTGCGGGTGTCGCCGAACGTGCGGCCGCTCAGCATCGCGCCCCTGATGGCCGAGGCAATGAAGCGCATCGCCGACGAGGCGTCGGTGTCGAGCTTGTTCGACTAG